The following are encoded in a window of Rhodothermales bacterium genomic DNA:
- a CDS encoding DUF2569 family protein: MEDNTLEGTGGWLLVYLIGSIPLLIVYSMGLSGWFFEYPIALMIAIFLILAVPLLLILSKSRKAPQWNIALLWAAAVLMTLRSLSVILMPSGTWDPMMQDELFGVVTILLGIVGFSVLWAIVWTLYFKKSQRVRNTFGE, encoded by the coding sequence ATGGAAGACAACACGTTGGAAGGGACGGGAGGTTGGCTTCTGGTGTATCTCATAGGATCGATCCCGCTCCTGATCGTGTATTCGATGGGTCTTTCGGGGTGGTTTTTCGAGTATCCCATTGCCCTAATGATCGCGATCTTCCTCATCCTCGCGGTACCATTACTGCTCATTCTTTCTAAATCCCGGAAAGCACCGCAGTGGAATATCGCCCTGTTGTGGGCCGCAGCCGTCCTCATGACTCTACGCTCACTGAGTGTCATCCTGATGCCGTCGGGCACCTGGGATCCGATGATGCAGGATGAACTGTTTGGGGTCGTAACGATACTCTTGGGAATCGTCGGCTTTTCCGTGTTGTGGGCGATAGTCTGGACGCTGTATTTCAAGAAATCGCAGCGAGTCAGAAACACTTTTGGCGAATGA
- a CDS encoding beta-lactamase family protein: MLRRSLLVGLLVNVLVICGCSESPADPDLGSDPTDPAGTVQAAVESFRTAHPHVLSAVGLIQQANGQLAEGFEGFLDESRTTAIGPDTRFSIGSITKTFTATMVLQLTEEGLVGLDEPLALYVSPAWSAVLDSIQYGQEVTVRQALGHRSGIYDYLISPLQAEILADPSRTYTPLEAFRHVKDGPPDFPPGTEFNYSNTNFLILGNVVENMTRQSYNEALRARILSPVGMVNTFMFDGSTASQRAGIAHSYATIGGGRFDVLDFSGAGWSLGVGGIISTAGDLVTFLRSLGSGQLFANSETLDMMTDLGENTWYGLGVQIDEQPFVGRCFGHGGYSFGSTANVRYCPATDVSFSAFYASDGVILGANLDILDRILSAEFD, translated from the coding sequence ATGCTGAGGCGCTCCTTGCTTGTTGGACTGCTCGTGAACGTACTAGTCATCTGTGGTTGTTCGGAGTCGCCCGCAGATCCCGACCTGGGTTCCGATCCGACAGATCCTGCGGGGACTGTTCAGGCCGCCGTCGAATCATTTCGAACAGCACATCCCCACGTGCTGAGTGCGGTCGGACTCATCCAGCAAGCCAATGGGCAGTTGGCAGAAGGCTTCGAGGGCTTCCTCGATGAATCCCGTACAACAGCGATCGGCCCGGACACCAGATTCAGCATCGGGAGTATCACAAAGACGTTCACCGCGACGATGGTCCTCCAGCTGACCGAGGAGGGCCTCGTCGGGCTTGACGAGCCGCTGGCACTGTACGTCTCACCTGCGTGGTCGGCCGTGCTGGACAGCATCCAATATGGGCAGGAGGTTACCGTCCGGCAGGCATTGGGGCACCGTAGCGGAATCTATGATTACCTGATCTCTCCGCTCCAGGCCGAAATTCTCGCCGACCCATCACGCACGTACACGCCATTAGAGGCGTTCCGGCACGTCAAGGATGGCCCGCCCGACTTCCCACCTGGGACCGAGTTTAATTACTCGAACACCAATTTTCTCATCCTTGGGAACGTCGTCGAGAACATGACGCGGCAATCGTACAACGAGGCCTTGCGGGCGCGCATTCTCTCGCCCGTCGGCATGGTGAACACATTCATGTTTGACGGCTCGACTGCATCGCAACGGGCCGGGATTGCTCATAGCTACGCAACGATTGGAGGGGGTCGATTCGATGTCCTGGACTTCTCTGGAGCTGGATGGTCGCTCGGAGTCGGGGGCATCATCAGCACCGCTGGGGACCTCGTGACGTTCTTGAGGTCTCTAGGGTCCGGTCAGTTGTTCGCCAACAGCGAAACTCTCGACATGATGACCGACCTCGGCGAAAACACCTGGTACGGGCTAGGAGTCCAGATCGACGAGCAGCCCTTCGTAGGCCGCTGCTTTGGTCATGGGGGTTACAGTTTCGGATCGACGGCGAACGTTCGTTATTGCCCTGCCACCGATGTTTCTTTCAGCGCTTTCTATGCGAGCGACGGGGTGATCTTAGGGGCCAATCTGGATATCCTCGATCGAATCTTGAGCGCCGAGTTTGACTGA
- a CDS encoding histidinol-phosphatase: MRIVRACTGCESNPHRIADGWWKGNLHTHTLWSDGDDYPEMVVDWYKRNGYHFVALSDHDVLPEGSRWIRASTQKKGLSAFRLYKDRFDAVSVELAGQLIVRLKTLEEFRPLFEEADRFLIIQSEEISDNFESIDVHINATNIRELIPAQHGRTVGEVLQNNIDAVLEQRRRSGQAMIPHVSHPNLGWAITAGDIADLRGEKFFEVFNGHPGANSAGDRNHPATDVMWDEILVQRLTRGEDIIYGLAVDDAHHYREWHSTLTNPGRGWVMVRARPELTAESIVEALESGDFYSSTGVVLDDIVFDGTSIRIEIQAEPEILYETEFIGALRPGSAETSAESNGPARVTFAVSKSTSPTYKLTGDEIFVRARISSTRYMSSPARDIRHEMAWTQPVVPER, translated from the coding sequence ATGCGAATTGTTCGGGCCTGCACAGGGTGTGAGAGCAACCCGCACCGCATTGCTGATGGATGGTGGAAGGGCAATCTGCACACTCACACGCTCTGGAGTGACGGAGACGACTACCCGGAAATGGTCGTGGACTGGTATAAGCGAAACGGCTACCATTTCGTGGCACTTTCCGACCACGACGTTCTGCCGGAGGGATCACGGTGGATTCGCGCTTCCACTCAGAAGAAAGGATTGTCCGCCTTTCGGTTGTACAAAGACCGATTCGACGCCGTGTCCGTTGAACTCGCGGGGCAGTTGATCGTACGGCTCAAGACGCTGGAGGAATTCCGTCCCCTTTTCGAGGAGGCAGACCGCTTCTTGATCATACAGAGTGAGGAAATCTCTGATAACTTTGAGAGCATCGATGTCCACATCAACGCGACCAACATAAGGGAGTTGATACCCGCCCAGCATGGTCGAACTGTTGGAGAAGTGCTTCAGAACAACATCGACGCGGTCCTCGAACAGCGGCGGCGATCGGGGCAAGCGATGATCCCGCATGTCAGTCATCCCAATCTCGGCTGGGCGATAACGGCCGGCGACATCGCTGATCTTAGAGGAGAAAAGTTCTTTGAGGTCTTCAATGGTCACCCAGGAGCAAATAGTGCAGGCGACAGAAATCACCCGGCCACGGACGTGATGTGGGACGAAATACTCGTACAGCGTCTTACCCGCGGTGAGGACATCATCTATGGCCTTGCCGTCGACGATGCACATCACTATCGAGAGTGGCATTCCACGTTGACCAATCCCGGTCGAGGCTGGGTCATGGTTCGAGCCCGTCCAGAGCTCACGGCGGAATCCATTGTTGAGGCGCTGGAATCGGGTGACTTCTATAGCTCGACGGGTGTCGTCCTGGACGATATTGTATTCGATGGAACATCGATTCGGATCGAAATACAGGCGGAGCCCGAAATCCTGTACGAGACAGAATTTATCGGGGCCCTCCGACCCGGAAGCGCCGAAACATCGGCCGAGTCAAATGGCCCTGCCAGAGTGACCTTCGCCGTGTCCAAAAGTACGTCCCCGACGTACAAACTGACCGGTGACGAAATATTCGTGCGGGCCAGGATCAGCTCGACCCGCTACATGTCGAGCCCGGCGAGAGACATACGCCATGAGATGGCCTGGACGCAGCCGGTCGTGCCGGAACGTTAG
- a CDS encoding glycoside hydrolase has protein sequence MSVRPATISIIALALFTFATPLSRAQQSENQLHIDLSGQWQFSVGDDLAWKMPSPEEGQWTAIDVPGPWEPQGFSNYDGFAWYRRAFKIPASLEDADLVLHVGRIDDVDEVFLNGIFVGATGGMPPAYYSAYSAFREYAVPRGVLDPAGENIIAVRVYDQTGDGGIMEGRIGIGARPSTETDFIRLDGVWSFRTGDNNSWAETEIEKQGWSTVTVPGNWEPQGFRDYDGYAWYRKEFFLPAQPEPVPYVLVLGKIDDVDATFVNGREVGRTGAIDSGDMSGEDWRRSREYRIPADVLKFDDYNVIAVRVFDGTGGGGLYEGPHALYPEAIDESLLRSKLQNLLRRVTGRQQ, from the coding sequence ATGTCTGTTCGTCCAGCGACTATTAGTATCATAGCGCTCGCTTTGTTCACATTCGCGACTCCACTATCCCGTGCTCAGCAGTCGGAGAATCAACTTCACATTGATCTCTCGGGGCAGTGGCAGTTCAGCGTCGGTGACGATCTCGCGTGGAAGATGCCGTCGCCCGAGGAGGGTCAGTGGACCGCCATCGACGTCCCGGGGCCTTGGGAACCGCAGGGTTTCTCGAACTACGATGGGTTCGCGTGGTACCGCCGCGCATTCAAGATCCCTGCGAGTCTGGAGGACGCGGATCTCGTACTCCACGTCGGCCGCATAGACGACGTGGATGAAGTCTTCCTGAACGGCATCTTCGTCGGTGCGACGGGCGGCATGCCGCCGGCCTACTACTCGGCATACAGCGCCTTTCGAGAATACGCTGTTCCGCGCGGGGTCCTGGATCCGGCTGGCGAAAACATCATTGCGGTCCGCGTATACGACCAGACCGGAGACGGTGGCATCATGGAAGGCCGAATCGGGATCGGAGCCCGCCCGTCCACCGAGACTGACTTTATCCGCCTCGACGGAGTCTGGTCCTTCCGAACCGGCGACAACAACTCATGGGCGGAGACCGAGATCGAAAAGCAAGGATGGTCCACTGTTACCGTGCCAGGAAACTGGGAGCCGCAGGGCTTCCGCGACTACGACGGATATGCCTGGTATCGCAAGGAGTTCTTCCTCCCCGCGCAGCCGGAGCCCGTGCCGTACGTGTTGGTCCTCGGCAAGATCGACGATGTCGATGCGACCTTCGTCAACGGCCGTGAGGTGGGAAGAACGGGTGCAATCGACAGTGGCGACATGTCGGGCGAGGACTGGCGGCGATCCCGTGAGTACCGAATACCCGCCGACGTGCTTAAGTTCGACGACTACAATGTCATCGCGGTTCGAGTTTTCGACGGGACCGGAGGCGGAGGGCTTTATGAGGGACCGCATGCGCTTTACCCCGAGGCCATTGACGAGAGCCTCTTGCGGTCGAAACTTCAGAATCTGCTGCGGCGCGTCACGGGTCGACAGCAGTAG